A DNA window from Canis lupus dingo isolate Sandy chromosome 2, ASM325472v2, whole genome shotgun sequence contains the following coding sequences:
- the LOC112674967 gene encoding small EDRK-rich factor 1 isoform X3: protein MSQESWNHRQDHRALYGGNQRELARQKNMKKSQEISKGKRKEDSLTTSQRKQRDSEIMQQKQKAANEKKSMQTREK from the exons ATGTCTCAGGAATCCTGGAACCACCGACAGGACCACAGGGCTTTGTACG GAGGAAACCAGCGAGAACTCGCCCGCcagaaaaacatgaagaaatccCAGGAAATtagcaagggaaaaagaaaagaagatagctTGACCACCTCTCAGAGAAAGCAGAG GGACTCTGAGATAATGCAACAAAAGCAGAAGGCAGCTAATGAGAAGAAGTCTATGcagacaagagaaaaatga
- the LOC112674967 gene encoding small EDRK-rich factor 1 isoform X4, which yields MARGNQRELARQKNMKKSQEISKGKRKEDSLTTSQRKQRDSEIMQQKQKAANEKKSMQTREK from the exons ATGGCCC GAGGAAACCAGCGAGAACTCGCCCGCcagaaaaacatgaagaaatccCAGGAAATtagcaagggaaaaagaaaagaagatagctTGACCACCTCTCAGAGAAAGCAGAG GGACTCTGAGATAATGCAACAAAAGCAGAAGGCAGCTAATGAGAAGAAGTCTATGcagacaagagaaaaatga
- the LOC112674967 gene encoding uncharacterized protein LOC112674967 isoform X1 has product MTPSASAAEGRQTHGSRSHGNCQATGAPANRKWDCAAKRSSVPPPPQESLRVTGGGAERESCKPLGANREETGAIRRRPPAQPEERGTLDPGVVLQSSACSPAHPQNLETPKRKPARTRPPEKHEEIPGN; this is encoded by the exons ATGACGCCATCAGCCAGCGCCGCGGAAGGACGTCAGACGCACGGCTCCCGGAGCCATGGTAACTGTCAAGCTACAGGGGCCCCAGCAAACCGGAAATGGGACTGCGCGGCGAAGCGTTCCTCCGTCCCACCCCCGCCGCAGGAATCCCTGCGAGTTACTGGCGGGGGCGCAGAGAGGGAGTCTTGCAAGCCGCTGGGCGCAAACCGTGAGGAGACCGGTGCAATCAGGCGGCGCCCGCCTGCTCAGCCAGAGgagcgtgggactcttgatccgggggtc GTCTTGCAGAGTAGCGCCTGTTCACCAGCACATCCCCAGAACTTAGAAACTCCAAA GAGGAAACCAGCGAGAACTCGCCCGCcagaaaaacatgaagaaatccCAGGAAATtag
- the LOC112674967 gene encoding uncharacterized protein LOC112674967 isoform X2 codes for MTPSASAAEGRQTHGSRSHGNCQATGAPANRKWDCAAKRSSVPPPPQESLRVTGGGAERESCKPLGANREETGAIRRRPPAQPEERGTLDPGVEETSENSPARKT; via the exons ATGACGCCATCAGCCAGCGCCGCGGAAGGACGTCAGACGCACGGCTCCCGGAGCCATGGTAACTGTCAAGCTACAGGGGCCCCAGCAAACCGGAAATGGGACTGCGCGGCGAAGCGTTCCTCCGTCCCACCCCCGCCGCAGGAATCCCTGCGAGTTACTGGCGGGGGCGCAGAGAGGGAGTCTTGCAAGCCGCTGGGCGCAAACCGTGAGGAGACCGGTGCAATCAGGCGGCGCCCGCCTGCTCAGCCAGAGgagcgtgggactcttgatccgggggtc GAGGAAACCAGCGAGAACTCGCCCGCcagaaaaacatga